The nucleotide window GTTGTTCTATATTAATAAGAATAACCTTTCAGTTATAAATATGTCCTTTTTGAATGAGGATGATCTAAATGGTATTGACTTTAACGCATTCAAATACTTATATAGCAAATTAACAAAGGATAGCGATATAGTCATTGTAGATCATTCATCTATCCCTCATGATTTCGCAACTGAGATAGAATTGAAGGCATTTATGGAAAATTTTAGAAACTTCGCATATAATACAGTACTTGTTCTTAGTGGAGATGAGATTCCAATAAAAAAATATTTAAACTATACCGTACTGTTAAACGATTTTGTAAAGAATTATGCTGAGAAAATCTTAGGTATTTCTTTACCAACTGATGTAAAATTTCTAAAAATCGTAGCAGTGATTATAAACAAAATTCTTAAAGGTCAAGAAAGTAAGTTGGAGGAGTTCATAAGAGGAGATGAGATACTGCAAAGATCTGCCAGATTCATAATTCCCTATTATCTTTCTCTCACACAAAGACATTTCAAGGATATTGATCCTCCTAAAGAGATAAGTGATATTACAAGATATATATTAGACTTCTTAAGAGAGCCAACCTCAATTTTATGATACTTGTAGCATTATTCTCCCTTCTCTATTTTCGTTCATAATCTCTTTTACCGCCTCTACACCTTCATCTAACTTGTAAGTTTTGTGGACTTTTACCTTGCAATCCTTACACAGATTTATTAATTCCATTAGTTCCTTCCTAGATCCCCCCGTGGTTCCAACTACCTTTATATGCCTTCCGTATAGGGAGCTTAGATTTACCTTCACTTCACTTCCAGTTAAAGTTCCAAAGAACGCCAATTGACCATCTAAACCTAGAACCTGTAAGCTATTTTCCCACATTGAGGAGCCTAAGGAGTTTATTACTACATCGGCCATTTTCCCATTGGTTATTTCTTTAACCTTTTGCACTACATCATCATATCCTACTATGTAATCTGCACCAAACTCTTTTAACCAGTTCTTTCTTGAAACCGCTATAACTGTTGCCCCGAACTTTTTAGCTAGTTGTACTGCGAAAAGTCCGGTATTGCCACTCGCACCAAATATTACTATAATATCGTTAGGGCCTACTTCTAATTCTTTTAGAGAATGGTATGAAGTTAGAGCTGCTACGGGTAAGCTAGCGGCGACATCCCAACTCATACTTTCCGGAATTTTGAAAATGTTTTTATCTGGAACCGAAAAGTATTCTGACCATCCGCCGTTAGTTATGACACTCATTATCCCGCCGTTTCTACATAACATTTCCCTTCCAGATAGGCATAAATCACAAGTACCATCAAATACTCTATTGTACACTACTACCTTATCCCCCTTATTTAATCCTTTTACATGATCCCCCACTTTTTCAACTACTCCAGCTAGTTCTGCTCCGGGGATATGGGGCATTGGAGTAACTGGAATTGCGTTAATAACAAAGTAATCTATGGGGTTTAAACCAGATTTAACTACTCTTATCAAAACGTCATGCGGACCTAATTGTGGTTCTTGAACTTCTTTTACCTTGAGATTTTCTAAACCACTCTTGTCGAAAACTAGGGCTTTCATAAGAGTTAGTCTTATCTGCAATATAAATCGGTTACTTAACTTTAGGTAACTACTATCCTCTTATTCCTATCTTAGCCTTATTCTTAAAGCTAATATACTCATACGCTAGGCTTACGAAATCTTCATCAGCCTCTTCGCACTTCTTCTTTATTGTAATGTATCTCAAGGTCTCTAATTCTACAGATGTTAAGTTAGTTATGTATAAAAATATATTTGTTGGCTTGTGTAATAAAATGGCTTCAGCTCCTTTAAGTACAAATAGGTGGAGTTTTTCTCCATCCTCCTCTTCAATAACCTGTAGATTAATTGGAAAATTAGTTATCTTTTTTATCCATAGGTTCTCTAGCATTATTACTTCTTCATTGTCGTTTAACTTTTCAATGTTTTTAACAAATTTCTCAATCACACTCATGAGCGTTATACAATACGTTTTATATACTTTTAAGTTTGAAGCGGAAAAATTATTAAACGAGATATAGAGTATTACATAGAGAGAATTATTGATAACGAATATCATCAGACTTTTGAGTATTAAAGGAGGTGTTGGTAAAAGCTCTATAGCTTATGCGTTAGCGAGAATTATCTCTGCTTCTGGGTACAAGGTATTATTTTTAGATATGGACAACCTTCACACTATTTCAAGAGTATTGGGAGTTAAGGATTGTGAGCTAACATATACAAGAGATTTTTTCGTATTTGCATGTGATGATTTTAGTAAGATTTCGTTTAATAGCTATGAATATGTGATAATTGATACTTATTCTGGGATCTCTAGTGAAACGCTTTCAGCTATTAGCGGGGATCATGTTTACAATATTTTTATTTCAGACTTTTCTTCTATTGATAATACTTTAAATTATATAAAGGAGTGGAATGGTAAGAAAACTACTAATTTTTTAGTTGTAAATATGGTCATAAGGGAAGATAATGAGAATGATATTTTATTAAGAAGGTTTTTCGATTCTTTACTCCTTAAAATTAATGTGGCGATAAATAAGATATTTTTATTTTTCTTTGATGAAAATTATTATGGATCTTATAAAGTTGATCTAAATCATATAGAACTCTTAGCTAGTTATGTACTAGGTGAAATGAGTGAATCTGATCTAAACTTAGGATAAGTAATACCATTTTTTAGTATTACTACCAAGGAATCTTTGCCGTCTACTTTCAATTCAACATATTTTTTGACAACTATCAAGGCTTTTAAAAGAACGCAGTGATAATTAGGATATGGGTAATAAAGTTTTCACATTTGGTGATATCAGAATTAGGGAAGTTAAGGGAAAGTATTATGTTTACTTAATAGAGAAGGACTCAGAAGGTAAGAGAAGGGATAATTATGTAGGTCCTTTAGATGAAATCGTTAAAGGGTATATGCGGGGGACGGGATTTGAACCCGTGCAGGCCTTCGCCAGCGGAGCCTCAGTCCGCCCCCTTTGCCCTAGCTCGGGCACCCCCGCATATCAATACTTTATATTAACTAGGTATAAAGTTTTACCATAGAATAAGACAGAAGGACTTCAGGAAGTAGATGAATGTTTCAAACTTTAAGACTATAATTCAAGGAAGGAACGGAGTTAAGAAGCTCTTTTTTGGGTTATTCAAGTATTTGTTGATAATTCACTTTATTTCAAAGACGCTATGGATTTAACTAAATTAAAACGACTGAATAGCAGAGATACATAGTTACTAATATTAACATTTTTTATATCTACATTATTCGCAAATTATAATTCACAAAGAGACTTGAATCACCCTTCTTTTGAAGTGAGAATAACTTAGGTTAATAGGAAGAGATACTCTATGGATCTCATTTCATTTGATAACTAGGTGGATATAGAAAGATTTGTTCAAGATAGCTATTTGAGCATTAGAGAAATTCTATAAATAAAGAGTTTAAACAAATAGTTATTATTACTCATGATATTAGTATGTGATTCAATGACGTAGAGATTGATAGGGAAACTTCTATTATTCGAATTTATGGTATCTAATTATCTCTCTACTGCTGCTTAAATTTACAATTGATAGGATGCGGGAACTCCCTCATTGGAAAAAATTAATCCGAGTACGATGTAAAAAGTTTTAGCGTGGTCTCTCGCTTAGTTGTTCTTTAAAAGTAAGTTGAAGGTGTAAGGTCTTTGGTAGGCAATAAAGTAAAATCCTTTATGTTACCGATTATTTCGTATGCTGTTCCTACATTTGTGTTAGTTTATCCATCGTTCTTTGTAAGCTGGCTCAGTGAGTCTATGCATTTAGCGTATTGGGAGGTGTTCGCAATAGTTGCTTTACCATTTCTAGGCAGAATAATTGGCTCTTTCATATACCAAGTATTCAAAAATAGTGTAATTTCTTACTGCTTTCCATTTCTTGGCTTTTTGGTTATTCTTCAAAATTTTTTAGGAGCTTTAATTTTTGTGAGATTTCTAGTAGGGGTAATATTTGGTCTGTTAACGAGCTATGCTGTTGAGAGTGCAGTTAAAAGTGGTAGAAATGTGTTAGTAGGTTTTACCACCGCAGGTTGGCCTATAGGTTGGGTAATTAGTTATGTTGCATATGTTTTACTTAAAAATTGGAATGTAATTAATATAAGTGGAATTTTGATAATGTTATTAGCGCTATTTGAATTAAATGGGAAGGAGTTTGGAGAGAGAAGTAAGATTTCTGTATCCTTTCCTAGGCTTACCTCAATATTGATTTATGTATCAGCATTAACACCAGCTTTCATTTTGCAAGTCATGCCGAGCTTTTTGGAGGTGATAAAACTTACTTGGTTAATCCTTCCATCCTATTTATTATCAATTCCAACTTATGTGCTTTTACCTATAATTAGCGAAAAGGTAGGAATTAGAAAGGTTTTGGTTATTAGTTCCATTATTGTAATACTTAGTTGCGTTATTACCTTTCTTCTATTACCCATGATGGTAATTGTTTTCACTAGTATCGGTCTTGGTATTTTAGGGATAACACCGAAATATCTTGCAATTAGAGGTGAAGATCCAAAGAGGATGGGTTTGGCCTTGAACATTGGTTCAGTAATGGGTCTTATATTACCAGTAGTGTATGGGCTAATGCCATTTTCATCAGAGTTTTTATTATCCATTTTAATGGTTTTAATGATATTAATATGAAACGAGATCGGCAGATTTTTAAGGTACAAGATCTTAAAGACATAATGATTAGGGATGAGTCTTTGACGAATATGCTTTAAATAAGCAGGAATTGAAGGCACTAATTAAGGAATTGAAGAAATGGAAAGCGCCAGCCACTGTACTTCTGTCTTTATATATACCACCCGGTAGGCCTATTCCCGACGTAGTTAATCTTCTTAGACAAGAGTACTCCATAGCTCAGAACATAAAGCTCAAGAGAACTAGAGATGCTGTACTTTCCGCAATAGGTGCAGCAATAGACAGGCTTAATAAGATACCGAAGATAGATGGTAATGGTTTGGTATTGTTTTGTGGCGAAAATTTTGATACTGAGGACTTTAAGTGTTTTATGTTTTCTCCACCTGATAAAGTTCCATTATTCTTTTATAGAACAGATAAGGAATTTCATCTAGAATTTTTAGAGGATATGGTGGAGGATACTGCAGTATATGGCCTTATAATTGTGGAGAGGGATGAAGCTACTATAGGTTTGCTTAAGGGGGCTAGGATAGAAATTTTGGAGGAGATTGAAGGTTTTGTACCAGGTAAACATATGATGGGAGGGCAGTCTCAGAGAAGAATCGATAGAATAATTGACGAGATGTATCATAATTTCTTAAAGGAGGTTGGTGAGAAAGTGAATGCGTATTTTATGCCTTTTGTTCAGAATGGTAAGATGAAAGGTGTATTATTAGGAGGTCCAGGATATGCTAAGGAGGATTTCTATAAAGAAGACTATGTTGACTATAGAATAAAGAATTTAATTTTACAACCTTTAATTGACGTTTCTGACCAAGGTGAGGTTGGGTTAAGGGAAATGATAATGAAGGCTGAGGATTTGTTAAAGAATCAGCAGTACATTGAGGTAGAGAAATTACTAGAGGAATTAAAGTATCATTTGGCTAAGGATGATGGATTGATAATTTACGGGAAGGAACAGATTAAGAAAGCTATGGAAATAGGGGCTATAGAGGCTATAGTAATTCATGAGGACTCTACTGATAAAGAATTGGAGAAATTAGCACAAGATGCAGAAAATTACGGTGTTAAAGTTTTTGTTGTTGGTGATGAAGTGCCAGAGGCTGAATGGGTTAAAAAAACATTTAATGGTATAGTAGGTAAGTTAAGGTATAGGCTATATTAGTCAGACTATTTTTCTTCTTTTCATTTCTGTAAGTATTTTATCTAATGAGATGGGTGGATTCTCTATGCCATAACTCTCAACAAAATTCCTTTTAAGTTCATTTATATCGATATCTTTAGTTTTCCTTTCTATCAAGATTTTATTCACTAAGTTGATTTCGTCCTCCCAATAATTCCAAGGATACATAAACCATGCCCAGCTTACTATTTCTTCAGCATAGTAATCTGGTATTATTTTTGCAGCAGGCTTTATGTATTGTAAGGTCGCTGTTTTTACTTCTGTTGGTCTAAAATTTTCCATTACATATTTCCGGGCTAATTCTATACTATCTCCGGTATCTGTTATATCATCTATTATAAGTACGTTCTTATCTGATAGATCAACCTTAAACGGATACTTCACTTTAGCCTCTGGAGTGTGTGATGCTGTTTCTATCCAATGTTCTATCTTTATTGATAATATATCAAAAACACCTAAGACGTCAGCCACTAACCTAGCTGGAACCAAACCTCCTCTTGCTATTGCAACTATTACATTGACGTTATACTCATCAGCTTTAATTTTCTCAGCCAATTTGGTAGAGAGACTTACTATTTCATCCCATGTTACCACTTTCACTGGTATTTTTTGCAAAATTAACTCCCCAAAAAATCTCTGTTAAAACTTTATCAATTTTTTGGTTTATACTTTATAAGGTATGTTAGTGTATTTCATCTTATGATTGAGCAAAATGAAAAAGCCTCGATTGGGATTATTGGCGGATCTGGACTATACGATCCGGGTATCTTTTCGGAGAGTAAGGAGATAAAGGTGTATACACCTTATGGGCAACCGAGTGATTTTATAACTATAGGTAAAATAGGGAATAAATCTGTAGCCTTTTTACCTAGACACGGAAGGGGACATAGAATTCCTCCTCATAAAATAAACTATAGGGCCAATATTTGGGCATTAAAAGAACTTGGTGTTAGGTGGGTGATTTCAGTTTCTGCAGTAGGTAGTTTAAGAATGGATTATAAACTTGGAGATTTTGTTATACCAGATCAATTTATAGATATGACTAAGAATAGAGAATACAGCTTCTTTGATGGTCCTGTAGTAGCTCATGTCTCAATGGCTGATCCATTTTGTAATAGCTTAAGGAAATTGGCAATAGAGACCGCAAAAGAATTAAACATAAAGACGCATGAAAGTGGTACCTATATATGTATTGAGGGTCCTAGGTTTTCTACAAGGGCTGAGAGTAGAACGTGGAGAGAAGTTTATAAGGCTGATATAATTGGTATGACGCTAGTCCCAGAGGTTAATCTTGCGTGTGAGGCACAAATGTGTTATGCCACTATTGCTATGGTAACTGATTACGATGTTTTCGCTGAGATCCCTGTGACAGCAGAGGAGGTTACTAGAGTTATGGCAGAGAATACGGAAAAAGCTAAGAAACTTTTATATGCGTTAATTCAAAAACTACCGGAAAAACCAGAAGAGGGGTCGTGTTCCTGTTGCAACAGTCTGAAGACAGCACTAGTATAAAGAAATTAGTGAGGTTTTTTAACATTAATTTTCCTCAAATGGATTTAATAGTATACGGTCGTGGTTTGGAGCTTCCTGCATTTACTCTTGGAAGAGCTCTTTCTTCCTTGAAGAATAAGATGATCAACGTATTAAATATTTACGATTTTCTTTTTATCTGCAACCCCTACATTGAGGTTTCAAACGTTGTGGCATTTACGGGGGACGAAAACGAACTACGTGATCTTTTGGATGGTTTGGAAAGTCTAAGGGTAAATGGGCGTATTTATTTTTGCGGCATAACAAATATTAAACCTAGATATAACTTTGTTTCAATTACGAGTTTTGATAAAAGTTTCTGCGAGATTAATCTATCATTATCTATCTTGAAGATATTGAGTAATGATAATATAAAACGAGAAAAAATGATTTTGGATCAATTAAATGATATTTCGGACTTAGATGATTACGTGAAGAACTACGCTAATGTTTTTAGTTTGGATCAGCCTATCCTCTTGTCTCCAATCATGCTCCCGGCCAAGTCTTTCCTAGAGAGTCTCGGAGTAAATGTTTCAAGTTATTTTGACACTAAAATATTAGATAGCGTGCAGATAGTGTATACTGGTGTCGATATGCATATTATTAAGAGAGTGATTTTTTCCTTGAGATCTAAGGGGAAGAAGGTTACTGATATTTTGATAGATGCAGACCCGCTATTAGCACCCATATATTTAAGTATGATTATGTTTTACTTAAAAAAGAAATAAAGGAGGTTCAGCTAATTTGAGTATTATAGAGTTCTGGTTAGAGGCTAAAGCTACTATTGACCGTTTAATAGAGCAGTTTCTAAACTCAAATAGGGATTGGGATCTAGTTGATATAAGTAGTTATATTCTTAAAGATGGTAAACGATTTAGGGGAACTTTAAACATGTT belongs to Saccharolobus solfataricus and includes:
- a CDS encoding ParA family protein, with product MIRINVVGFKGGSGKSTISYHLARQLSEYYNVVLVDKTYSGTISRIYNINNNIFSFLKGRNELFYINKNNLSVINMSFLNEDDLNGIDFNAFKYLYSKLTKDSDIVIVDHSSIPHDFATEIELKAFMENFRNFAYNTVLVLSGDEIPIKKYLNYTVLLNDFVKNYAEKILGISLPTDVKFLKIVAVIINKILKGQESKLEEFIRGDEILQRSARFIIPYYLSLTQRHFKDIDPPKEISDITRYILDFLREPTSIL
- a CDS encoding alcohol dehydrogenase catalytic domain-containing protein, coding for MKALVFDKSGLENLKVKEVQEPQLGPHDVLIRVVKSGLNPIDYFVINAIPVTPMPHIPGAELAGVVEKVGDHVKGLNKGDKVVVYNRVFDGTCDLCLSGREMLCRNGGIMSVITNGGWSEYFSVPDKNIFKIPESMSWDVAASLPVAALTSYHSLKELEVGPNDIIVIFGASGNTGLFAVQLAKKFGATVIAVSRKNWLKEFGADYIVGYDDVVQKVKEITNGKMADVVINSLGSSMWENSLQVLGLDGQLAFFGTLTGSEVKVNLSSLYGRHIKVVGTTGGSRKELMELINLCKDCKVKVHKTYKLDEGVEAVKEIMNENREGRIMLQVS
- a CDS encoding ParA family protein → MITNIIRLLSIKGGVGKSSIAYALARIISASGYKVLFLDMDNLHTISRVLGVKDCELTYTRDFFVFACDDFSKISFNSYEYVIIDTYSGISSETLSAISGDHVYNIFISDFSSIDNTLNYIKEWNGKKTTNFLVVNMVIREDNENDILLRRFFDSLLLKINVAINKIFLFFFDENYYGSYKVDLNHIELLASYVLGEMSESDLNLG
- the prf1 gene encoding peptide chain release factor aRF-1, with amino-acid sequence MKALIKELKKWKAPATVLLSLYIPPGRPIPDVVNLLRQEYSIAQNIKLKRTRDAVLSAIGAAIDRLNKIPKIDGNGLVLFCGENFDTEDFKCFMFSPPDKVPLFFYRTDKEFHLEFLEDMVEDTAVYGLIIVERDEATIGLLKGARIEILEEIEGFVPGKHMMGGQSQRRIDRIIDEMYHNFLKEVGEKVNAYFMPFVQNGKMKGVLLGGPGYAKEDFYKEDYVDYRIKNLILQPLIDVSDQGEVGLREMIMKAEDLLKNQQYIEVEKLLEELKYHLAKDDGLIIYGKEQIKKAMEIGAIEAIVIHEDSTDKELEKLAQDAENYGVKVFVVGDEVPEAEWVKKTFNGIVGKLRYRLY
- a CDS encoding phosphoribosyltransferase, whose protein sequence is MQKIPVKVVTWDEIVSLSTKLAEKIKADEYNVNVIVAIARGGLVPARLVADVLGVFDILSIKIEHWIETASHTPEAKVKYPFKVDLSDKNVLIIDDITDTGDSIELARKYVMENFRPTEVKTATLQYIKPAAKIIPDYYAEEIVSWAWFMYPWNYWEDEINLVNKILIERKTKDIDINELKRNFVESYGIENPPISLDKILTEMKRRKIV
- a CDS encoding S-methyl-5'-thioadenosine phosphorylase, whose product is MIEQNEKASIGIIGGSGLYDPGIFSESKEIKVYTPYGQPSDFITIGKIGNKSVAFLPRHGRGHRIPPHKINYRANIWALKELGVRWVISVSAVGSLRMDYKLGDFVIPDQFIDMTKNREYSFFDGPVVAHVSMADPFCNSLRKLAIETAKELNIKTHESGTYICIEGPRFSTRAESRTWREVYKADIIGMTLVPEVNLACEAQMCYATIAMVTDYDVFAEIPVTAEEVTRVMAENTEKAKKLLYALIQKLPEKPEEGSCSCCNSLKTALV